In Streptomyces sp. SID8374, one genomic interval encodes:
- the paaA gene encoding 1,2-phenylacetyl-CoA epoxidase subunit PaaA, whose product MAAVTADQKTQSTSGTAKAAGQPAGTAPDAADAARLAVFDAAVAADDRIEPRDWMPEAYRATLVRQMAQHAHSEIIGMQPEANWITRAPSLRRKAILMAKVQDEAGHGLYLYSAAETLGTSREELLDKLHAGRQRYSSIFNYPTLTWADVGAIGWLVDGAAITNQVPLCRCSYGPYARAMVRICKEESFHQRQGYELLLALSRGTEAQHAMAQDAVDRWWWPSLMMFGPPDDASSHSEQSMAWKIKRHSNDELRQRFVDICVPQAEALGLTLPDPDIRWNEERGQHDFGAIDWTEFQEVLKGNGPCNEQRITQRRRAHEEGAWVRNAAAAYAAKHTTTPSAPQAQHVEETA is encoded by the coding sequence ATGGCGGCAGTGACTGCGGACCAGAAGACGCAGAGCACCTCAGGCACGGCAAAAGCGGCAGGGCAGCCCGCGGGCACGGCCCCGGACGCGGCGGACGCGGCACGCCTCGCGGTCTTCGACGCCGCCGTGGCGGCCGACGACCGCATCGAGCCGCGCGACTGGATGCCCGAGGCGTATCGGGCCACGCTGGTCCGCCAGATGGCCCAGCACGCCCACTCGGAGATCATCGGCATGCAGCCCGAGGCCAACTGGATCACCCGCGCGCCCTCGCTGCGCCGCAAGGCGATCCTGATGGCCAAGGTCCAGGACGAGGCCGGCCACGGCCTGTATCTCTACAGCGCGGCCGAGACGCTGGGCACCAGCCGCGAGGAGCTTCTCGACAAGCTGCACGCCGGCCGCCAGCGCTATTCGTCGATCTTCAACTACCCGACCCTGACCTGGGCCGACGTCGGCGCGATCGGCTGGCTGGTGGACGGCGCGGCCATCACCAACCAGGTGCCGCTCTGCCGCTGCTCCTACGGCCCTTACGCCCGCGCGATGGTCCGCATCTGCAAGGAGGAGTCCTTCCACCAGCGCCAGGGGTACGAGCTGCTGCTCGCCCTCAGCCGTGGCACCGAGGCCCAGCACGCGATGGCCCAGGACGCGGTGGACCGCTGGTGGTGGCCGTCCCTGATGATGTTCGGCCCGCCCGACGACGCCTCATCCCACTCCGAGCAGTCGATGGCCTGGAAGATCAAGCGGCACTCCAACGACGAGCTGCGGCAGCGCTTCGTGGACATCTGTGTGCCGCAGGCCGAGGCCCTGGGCCTGACCCTGCCGGACCCGGACATCCGGTGGAACGAGGAGCGCGGGCAGCACGACTTCGGCGCGATCGACTGGACGGAGTTCCAGGAGGTCCTCAAGGGCAACGGCCCGTGCAACGAGCAGCGGATCACCCAGCGGCGCAGGGCCCACGAAGAGGGCGCCTGGGTCCGGAACGCGGCCGCCGCGTACGCGGCCAAGCACACCACCACCCCCTCGGCACCGCAGGCACAGCACGTGGAGGAGACGGCATGA
- a CDS encoding DUF5819 family protein — MDADHGGSSGRGDSGSVHEDDRPQAVKPGPAGPEAPAPEAEAPAPRTPDAAQPPGTGTGIAGLSFGYQVVAALALSLVGLLACAQVAMVFLHVAPSNTLTKQHGKTVDDWIYPEFEQNWKLFAPNPLQQNIAVHVRAEVSGTDGPRTTDWISLTEADAEAIRGNLLPSHVNQNELRRGWDFYLNSHDDQNKPNGLRGDLSERYIRRIAMLRLGERDLGGTVERIQMRSATSMIAPPPWSTEKVNTRPSYRVLPWWSVTPDDLPAPRDAARAEEGDK; from the coding sequence ATGGATGCGGACCACGGCGGGAGCTCCGGGCGCGGGGATTCCGGCAGCGTGCACGAGGACGACCGGCCGCAGGCCGTGAAGCCCGGGCCCGCCGGACCGGAGGCTCCGGCGCCCGAAGCGGAGGCCCCGGCGCCCCGTACTCCGGACGCCGCGCAACCCCCCGGGACCGGGACCGGCATAGCCGGCCTCTCCTTCGGCTACCAGGTCGTCGCCGCCCTCGCCCTCTCCCTCGTCGGGCTGCTGGCCTGCGCACAGGTGGCCATGGTCTTCCTGCACGTCGCCCCGTCCAACACGCTGACCAAGCAGCACGGCAAGACGGTCGACGACTGGATCTACCCGGAGTTCGAGCAGAACTGGAAGCTCTTCGCCCCCAATCCGCTCCAGCAGAACATCGCCGTCCACGTCCGGGCCGAGGTGTCCGGCACCGACGGGCCCCGCACCACCGACTGGATCAGCCTCACCGAGGCCGACGCCGAGGCGATACGCGGCAACCTCCTCCCCAGCCATGTGAACCAGAACGAGCTGCGCCGGGGCTGGGACTTCTACCTGAACTCGCACGACGACCAGAACAAGCCCAACGGTCTGCGCGGCGACCTCTCCGAGCGCTACATCCGGCGCATCGCGATGCTGCGGCTGGGCGAGCGCGATCTGGGCGGCACGGTCGAACGGATCCAGATGAGGTCGGCCACCAGCATGATCGCCCCGCCCCCGTGGTCCACCGAGAAGGTCAACACCCGCCCGAGCTACCGCGTGCTCCCCTGGTGGTCCGTGACCCCCGACGATCTGCCCGCACCGCGTGACGCGGCGCGCGCCGAGGAGGGGGACAAGTGA
- a CDS encoding HTTM domain-containing protein — translation MDRIATAGTALARAIQRVTASALGPYQSAVIRIGFAATYLFFLVRELPHRHELYGPDSPWHWDLARQLTAGNEAFSVLLWSDSALWFEVVYALTVLSAAGLLLGWRTRTTSVLFMVGVLSVQNRSVFMGDGGDNVIHLMAIYLVLTRCAQVWSLDARRAARDAERTARGLPSRRDVTGPVLWAVLGPVLLGATLTDGLGGTWWLPVLLWILWLSAAAWWAANRFAPQGQQRALLDVLANLAHNATLLVIMVEVCLIYATAGWYKIQGSRWQDGTALYYPLKLDYFAPWPALSDVLASSGLMVMVLTYATVIVQVAFPFTLFNRRLKNVLLVIMIGEHAGIALLLGLPFFSMAMIAADAVFLPTVFLVRLGGRAALGRQRLLARLPRRSRSPEAGGPQEVPTARSAPEERGGTGEAPPHGTGGGHTLVG, via the coding sequence CTGGACCGGATCGCCACCGCCGGGACCGCTCTGGCCCGTGCCATCCAGCGCGTCACCGCATCGGCCCTCGGCCCGTACCAGAGCGCCGTCATCCGGATCGGTTTCGCCGCCACCTACCTGTTCTTCCTGGTCCGCGAGCTGCCGCACCGCCATGAGCTGTACGGCCCCGACAGCCCGTGGCACTGGGACCTGGCCCGGCAGCTCACGGCCGGGAACGAGGCCTTCTCCGTCCTCCTCTGGTCGGACAGCGCGCTCTGGTTCGAGGTGGTCTACGCGCTCACCGTGCTGTCCGCCGCCGGACTGCTCCTGGGGTGGCGCACCCGGACCACGTCGGTCCTCTTCATGGTCGGCGTGCTCTCCGTACAGAACCGCAGCGTCTTCATGGGCGACGGCGGCGACAACGTCATCCACCTGATGGCGATCTACCTCGTCCTGACGCGCTGCGCCCAGGTCTGGTCGCTGGACGCCCGCCGCGCGGCCCGCGACGCGGAGCGCACCGCGCGCGGCCTGCCGTCCCGGCGGGACGTCACGGGCCCGGTGCTCTGGGCGGTCCTCGGCCCGGTCCTGCTGGGGGCCACCCTGACGGACGGCCTCGGCGGGACCTGGTGGCTCCCGGTCCTGCTGTGGATCCTCTGGCTCTCCGCCGCCGCCTGGTGGGCCGCGAACCGCTTCGCGCCGCAGGGACAGCAGCGCGCCCTCCTCGACGTGCTCGCCAACCTCGCCCACAACGCGACGCTCCTCGTGATCATGGTCGAGGTCTGCCTGATCTACGCGACCGCCGGCTGGTACAAGATCCAGGGCTCGCGCTGGCAGGACGGCACCGCGCTCTACTACCCGCTCAAACTCGACTACTTCGCCCCCTGGCCCGCCCTCTCGGACGTGCTCGCCTCCAGCGGGCTGATGGTGATGGTGCTGACGTACGCGACGGTCATCGTCCAGGTGGCGTTCCCGTTCACGCTGTTCAACCGGCGGCTCAAGAACGTCCTGCTGGTCATCATGATCGGCGAGCACGCCGGGATCGCCCTGCTGCTGGGGCTGCCGTTCTTCTCGATGGCGATGATCGCGGCGGACGCGGTGTTCCTGCCGACGGTCTTCCTCGTCCGGTTGGGAGGCCGGGCCGCGCTGGGCCGTCAGCGGCTGCTCGCGCGGCTGCCGCGGCGGTCGCGCTCCCCTGAGGCCGGCGGCCCGCAGGAGGTGCCCACCGCACGCTCGGCGCCGGAGGAACGCGGCGGTACGGGGGAGGCCCCGCCGCACGGCACCGGCGGGGGCCATACGCTCGTCGGGTGA
- a CDS encoding TrmH family RNA methyltransferase, translated as MSSETGSTGSTPDSSDSSAPEPPPEDPVPAEPVQYDDGYGQEIGVGPHPLPWPEGERYDPELLAHGDRRNVGDEYRYWTREAIVADLDLRRHDFHVAVENWGHDFNIGSVVRTANAFLAKEIHIVGRRRWNRRGAMVTDRYQHVRHHPDTADLTAWAAAEGLPIIGIDNLPGAVPLERTELPRRCVLLFGQEGPGLTEEARKHASMVCSIAQFGSTRSINAGAAAAIAMHAWVQRYADVPDPRDAL; from the coding sequence GTGAGCAGCGAGACCGGCAGCACCGGCAGTACCCCAGACTCCTCAGACTCCTCGGCACCGGAGCCCCCGCCCGAGGACCCCGTACCGGCGGAGCCCGTCCAGTACGACGACGGCTACGGCCAGGAGATCGGCGTCGGGCCGCACCCGCTGCCCTGGCCGGAGGGCGAGCGGTACGACCCCGAGCTGCTGGCCCACGGCGACCGGCGCAACGTCGGTGACGAGTACCGCTACTGGACGCGGGAGGCGATCGTCGCCGATCTCGACCTGCGGCGCCACGACTTCCACGTGGCCGTGGAGAACTGGGGCCACGACTTCAACATCGGCTCCGTCGTGCGCACCGCCAACGCCTTCCTCGCCAAGGAGATCCACATCGTGGGCCGACGGCGCTGGAACCGGCGCGGCGCCATGGTCACCGACCGCTACCAGCATGTGCGCCACCACCCGGACACGGCGGACCTGACCGCGTGGGCGGCGGCCGAGGGGCTGCCGATCATCGGGATCGACAACCTCCCCGGCGCCGTACCGCTGGAGCGGACCGAGCTGCCGCGCCGGTGTGTGCTGCTGTTCGGGCAGGAGGGTCCCGGCCTGACCGAGGAGGCGCGGAAGCACGCCTCGATGGTGTGCTCCATCGCCCAGTTCGGATCGACCCGGTCCATCAACGCGGGGGCCGCGGCGGCGATCGCGATGCACGCGTGGGTGCAGCGCTACGCCGATGTCCCCGATCCCCGCGACGCCCTCTAG
- the paaN gene encoding phenylacetic acid degradation protein PaaN gives MAAALTPQQLSETHRPTLDQALDTIGTRAYWSPHPEHPKAYGEGGAPGSLGAPEGKAAFDAVLNTRLDLDQPGTDGWTGGEVSPYGPELGVEYPHADLDVLLPAMKAGTAAWRAAGPETRALVCLEILSRISARTHELAHAVMHTSGQAFMMAFQAGGPHAQDRGLEAVAYAYQEQVRTPETADWSKPQGKRDPLKLTKTFTTTGRGISLLIGCNTFPTWNGYPGLFASLATGNPVLVKPHPRAVLPLALTVKIAREVLTEAGFDPDLVALAAERPGEGIAKTLAVRPEIRIIDYTGSTAFGDWLEANARQAQVYTEKAGVNTIVVDSTDDYRGMLANLAFSLSLYSGQMCTTPQNLLIPRDGITTDDGPKSYDEVVADIAAAVTKLLGDDARAAALLGALVNPDVKARVEAAGELGEVALESRTVANAEFPDAVVRTPVVVKLDGSKTDEDAAYLSECFGPVSFAVAVESTSAALELLRRTIREKGAMTVGAYTTSPEVERAIEDVCLDESAQLSLNLTGGVYVNQTAAFSDFHGSGGNPAANAALCDAAFVANRFRVVEVRRQA, from the coding sequence ATGGCCGCCGCGCTCACCCCCCAGCAGCTGTCCGAGACCCACCGGCCCACGCTCGACCAGGCCCTCGACACGATCGGTACACGCGCGTACTGGTCCCCGCACCCCGAGCACCCGAAGGCGTACGGCGAGGGCGGCGCTCCGGGCAGTCTGGGGGCGCCCGAGGGCAAGGCCGCGTTCGACGCGGTGCTGAACACCCGCCTCGACCTGGACCAGCCGGGCACCGACGGCTGGACGGGCGGGGAGGTCTCGCCGTACGGCCCCGAGCTCGGCGTCGAGTATCCGCATGCCGACCTGGACGTCCTGCTCCCCGCGATGAAGGCCGGCACGGCCGCCTGGCGCGCCGCCGGTCCCGAGACCCGGGCCCTGGTCTGTCTGGAGATCCTTTCGCGGATCAGCGCCCGCACCCACGAGCTGGCCCACGCCGTGATGCACACGAGCGGCCAAGCCTTCATGATGGCGTTCCAGGCGGGCGGCCCGCACGCCCAGGACCGGGGCCTCGAAGCCGTCGCGTACGCCTATCAGGAGCAGGTCCGCACGCCGGAGACGGCCGACTGGTCCAAGCCGCAGGGCAAGCGCGATCCGCTGAAGCTGACCAAGACGTTCACCACGACCGGCCGCGGGATCTCGCTGCTCATCGGCTGCAACACCTTCCCCACCTGGAACGGCTACCCGGGCCTGTTCGCCTCGCTCGCCACCGGCAACCCGGTGCTGGTGAAGCCGCACCCCCGGGCCGTGCTGCCGCTCGCGCTCACGGTCAAGATCGCCCGTGAGGTGCTCACCGAGGCGGGATTCGACCCCGACCTGGTCGCGCTCGCCGCCGAGCGTCCCGGCGAGGGCATCGCCAAGACCCTCGCGGTACGCCCCGAGATCCGGATCATCGACTACACGGGCTCCACCGCCTTCGGCGACTGGCTGGAGGCCAACGCCCGCCAGGCGCAGGTCTACACGGAGAAGGCCGGCGTCAACACGATCGTCGTCGACTCCACCGACGACTACCGGGGCATGCTCGCCAACCTGGCGTTCTCGCTCTCGCTCTACAGCGGCCAGATGTGCACCACCCCGCAGAACCTGCTGATCCCCCGGGACGGCATCACCACGGACGACGGCCCCAAGTCGTACGACGAAGTGGTCGCCGACATCGCGGCGGCCGTCACCAAGCTCCTCGGCGACGACGCCCGCGCGGCGGCCCTGCTCGGCGCGCTGGTCAACCCGGACGTCAAGGCCCGGGTGGAGGCGGCCGGTGAACTGGGCGAGGTGGCCCTGGAGTCGCGTACGGTCGCCAACGCCGAGTTCCCCGACGCCGTCGTGCGTACGCCGGTCGTCGTCAAGCTGGACGGCAGCAAGACCGACGAGGACGCGGCGTATCTCTCGGAGTGCTTCGGCCCGGTCTCCTTCGCCGTGGCGGTCGAGTCGACGTCCGCCGCCCTGGAGCTGCTGCGCCGCACCATCCGCGAGAAGGGCGCCATGACCGTCGGCGCCTACACCACCTCCCCCGAGGTGGAGCGGGCCATCGAGGACGTCTGCCTGGACGAGTCGGCCCAGCTCTCGCTGAACCTGACCGGCGGGGTCTACGTCAACCAGACGGCGGCGTTCTCCGACTTCCACGGCTCCGGCGGCAACCCGGCGGCCAACGCGGCCCTGTGCGACGCGGCCTTCGTCGCCAACCGCTTCCGGGTGGTCGAGGTGCGCCGCCAGGCGTAG
- a CDS encoding TetR/AcrR family transcriptional regulator: MTTAKRDTYTPETLLTVAVRVFNERGYDGTSMEHLSKAAGISKSSIYHHVAGKEELLRRAVSRALDGLFAVLDEPGAVRGRAIERVEYVTRRTVEVLMAEVPYVTLLLRVRGNTKTERWALERRREFDQRVAELLKAAVADGDLRADVDIRLATRLLFGMVNSLVEWYRPQPGGFPGEEQLADTVVQLAFEGMRATGR, translated from the coding sequence ATGACCACGGCCAAGCGGGACACGTACACCCCGGAGACTCTGCTCACCGTCGCCGTCCGTGTCTTCAACGAGCGCGGTTACGACGGCACCTCCATGGAGCACCTCTCCAAAGCGGCGGGCATCTCCAAGTCCTCCATCTACCACCATGTGGCGGGCAAAGAGGAGCTGCTGCGCCGGGCCGTGAGCCGGGCACTCGACGGGCTCTTCGCCGTCCTCGACGAGCCGGGGGCGGTGCGCGGGCGCGCGATCGAGAGGGTCGAGTACGTCACGCGCCGGACCGTCGAGGTGCTGATGGCGGAGGTTCCGTACGTCACGCTGCTGCTGCGGGTGCGCGGCAACACGAAGACCGAGCGCTGGGCGCTGGAGCGGCGGCGCGAGTTCGACCAGCGGGTGGCGGAGCTGCTGAAGGCCGCGGTCGCCGACGGGGACCTCCGGGCCGATGTGGACATACGGCTGGCCACCCGGCTGCTCTTCGGCATGGTCAACTCGCTGGTCGAGTGGTACCGGCCGCAGCCGGGCGGCTTCCCGGGCGAGGAACAGCTCGCCGACACGGTCGTCCAGCTCGCCTTCGAGGGGATGCGGGCGACCGGCCGCTGA
- a CDS encoding Lrp/AsnC family transcriptional regulator, protein MAAEQMADTGEEPGRTPPPATPAAAPTATPAASSPSPGPASPTPPPPRPLDAIDRDILRILQTDGRASIRSVAERVHVSRANAYARINRLVEDGVIRGFGARVDHERAGQGASAYITLKIVQNSWRTVREQLQALPGATHIALVSGDFDVLLLVHTPDNRALRELVLTRIQSIPEVLSTRTLLVFEETDLGPRPDRPAELA, encoded by the coding sequence ATGGCAGCTGAACAAATGGCCGACACGGGCGAGGAGCCCGGCCGGACCCCGCCCCCGGCGACGCCCGCAGCGGCCCCCACGGCCACCCCGGCGGCTTCCTCCCCGTCACCGGGCCCGGCGTCCCCCACGCCCCCGCCTCCGCGCCCCCTGGACGCCATCGACCGCGACATCCTGCGCATCCTCCAGACGGACGGCCGCGCCTCGATACGGTCGGTGGCCGAGCGGGTCCATGTCTCGCGCGCCAACGCCTACGCCCGGATCAACCGGCTCGTCGAGGACGGCGTGATCCGCGGTTTCGGCGCGCGGGTCGACCACGAGCGGGCCGGGCAGGGCGCGTCGGCGTACATCACGCTCAAGATCGTGCAGAACTCCTGGCGTACTGTGCGCGAGCAGCTCCAGGCGCTGCCCGGTGCCACGCACATCGCGCTGGTCAGCGGCGACTTCGACGTTCTGCTGCTGGTGCACACGCCGGACAACCGGGCGCTGCGCGAGCTGGTCCTCACCCGGATCCAGTCCATCCCCGAGGTGCTGTCGACGCGCACCCTGCTGGTGTTCGAGGAGACCGACCTCGGCCCCCGCCCGGACCGCCCGGCCGAGCTGGCCTGA
- the pdhA gene encoding pyruvate dehydrogenase (acetyl-transferring) E1 component subunit alpha — protein MTVQELPGAATYRPTPPPAWKPITDPAPLLPDPEPYRVLGTDAIADADPELLLRLHAELVRGRRYNTQATALTKQGRLAVYPSSTGQEACEIAAALVLEERDWLFPSYRDTLAAVARGLDPVEALTLLRGDRHTGYDPREHRIAPLCTPLATQLPHAVGLAHAARLKGDDVVALAMVGDGGTSEGDFHEALNFAAVWKAPVVFLVQNNGFAISVPLAKQTAAPSLAHKAVGYGMPGRLVDGNDAPAVHQVLSEAVARARRGGGPTLIEAVTYRMEAHTNADDATRYRVDSEVEAWRAHDPVQLLERELTGRGLLDDEGIAQAKEAAERMAAALRDRMNADPELAPMDLFTHVYAEQTSQLREQAAALRAELDAEQDHEHSAEEGR, from the coding sequence ATGACGGTCCAAGAGCTGCCCGGCGCGGCCACCTACCGGCCCACGCCGCCCCCGGCCTGGAAGCCGATCACCGACCCCGCCCCGCTGCTCCCGGACCCGGAGCCCTACCGGGTGCTCGGTACGGACGCGATCGCGGATGCCGACCCCGAGCTGCTGCTCCGGCTCCACGCCGAGCTGGTGCGCGGCCGCCGGTACAACACGCAGGCCACCGCGCTGACCAAGCAGGGCCGGCTGGCGGTCTACCCCTCCAGCACCGGCCAGGAGGCGTGCGAGATCGCCGCCGCCCTGGTGCTGGAGGAGCGCGACTGGCTCTTCCCCAGCTACCGGGACACGCTGGCGGCCGTGGCGCGCGGACTCGACCCGGTCGAGGCGCTGACCCTGCTGCGCGGCGACCGGCACACCGGCTACGACCCGCGTGAGCACCGCATCGCCCCGCTCTGCACCCCGCTCGCCACCCAGCTGCCGCACGCGGTGGGCCTGGCGCACGCGGCCCGGCTCAAGGGCGACGACGTCGTCGCGCTCGCCATGGTCGGCGACGGCGGCACCAGCGAGGGCGACTTCCACGAGGCGCTGAACTTCGCGGCCGTCTGGAAGGCCCCCGTGGTCTTCCTCGTGCAGAACAACGGCTTCGCCATCTCCGTGCCGCTGGCCAAGCAGACCGCCGCCCCCTCCCTCGCGCACAAGGCCGTGGGGTACGGGATGCCGGGCCGGCTGGTCGACGGCAACGACGCGCCCGCCGTGCACCAGGTGCTCAGCGAGGCCGTGGCCCGGGCCCGGAGGGGCGGAGGGCCGACGCTGATCGAGGCCGTCACCTACCGCATGGAAGCCCACACCAACGCCGACGACGCCACCCGCTACCGGGTCGACAGCGAGGTCGAGGCCTGGCGGGCACACGACCCGGTCCAGCTCCTGGAGCGCGAGCTGACCGGCCGCGGGCTGCTGGACGACGAGGGCATCGCGCAGGCGAAGGAAGCGGCCGAGCGCATGGCCGCCGCACTCCGCGACCGGATGAACGCCGACCCGGAGCTGGCACCGATGGACCTCTTCACCCACGTCTACGCCGAGCAGACCAGCCAGCTCCGCGAGCAGGCCGCCGCCCTCCGCGCCGAGCTGGACGCCGAGCAGGACCACGAGCACAGCGCGGAGGAAGGCCGATGA
- a CDS encoding alpha-ketoacid dehydrogenase subunit beta → MTTAATKAGARTAKAKPATMAQALGRALRDSMAEDPTVHVLGEDVGTLGGVFRITDGLAEEFGDDRCTDTPLAEAGILGAAVGMAMYGLRPVVEMQFDAFAYPAFEQLMSHVAKMRNRTGGAMPLPITVRVPYGGGIGGVEHHSDSSEAYYMATPGLHVVTPATVEDAYGLLRASIASDDPVVFLEPKRLYWSKADWSPEAPAEVGPIGKAVVRRTGRSATLITYGPSLPVCMEAAEAAVAEGWDLEVVDLRSLVPFDDETVAASVRRTGRAVVVHESPGFGGPGGEIAARITERCFHHLEAPVLRVAGFDIPYPPPMLERHHLPGVDRVLDAVARLQWEADS, encoded by the coding sequence ATGACCACTGCGGCGACGAAAGCCGGCGCACGTACGGCGAAGGCGAAACCGGCCACCATGGCGCAGGCCCTCGGGCGTGCGCTGCGCGACTCGATGGCCGAGGACCCGACCGTGCACGTGCTCGGCGAGGACGTCGGCACCCTGGGCGGGGTCTTCCGGATCACCGACGGGCTGGCCGAGGAGTTCGGCGACGACCGGTGCACCGACACCCCGCTGGCCGAGGCGGGCATCCTCGGGGCGGCCGTCGGCATGGCGATGTACGGGCTGCGGCCCGTGGTGGAGATGCAGTTCGACGCGTTCGCCTACCCGGCGTTCGAGCAGCTGATGAGCCACGTCGCCAAGATGCGCAACCGCACCGGGGGAGCCATGCCGCTCCCCATCACCGTGCGCGTGCCCTACGGCGGTGGCATCGGCGGGGTGGAGCACCACAGCGACTCCTCCGAGGCGTACTACATGGCCACCCCGGGCCTCCACGTCGTCACACCGGCCACGGTGGAGGACGCGTACGGCCTGCTGCGGGCCTCCATCGCCTCGGACGACCCGGTGGTCTTCCTGGAGCCCAAGCGGCTCTACTGGTCCAAGGCCGACTGGTCGCCCGAGGCTCCGGCCGAGGTCGGACCGATCGGCAAGGCCGTGGTCCGCCGCACCGGCCGCAGCGCCACGCTGATCACGTACGGGCCGTCCCTGCCGGTCTGCATGGAGGCCGCCGAGGCCGCCGTCGCGGAGGGCTGGGACCTCGAAGTGGTGGACCTGCGTTCGCTGGTGCCGTTCGACGACGAGACGGTCGCGGCCTCGGTGCGGCGCACCGGCCGTGCGGTCGTCGTCCACGAGTCCCCCGGCTTCGGGGGCCCCGGCGGCGAGATCGCCGCCCGGATCACCGAGCGGTGCTTCCACCACCTGGAGGCCCCGGTGCTGCGGGTGGCCGGCTTCGACATCCCGTACCCGCCGCCCATGCTGGAGCGGCACCATCTGCCGGGAGTGGACCGGGTTCTCGACGCGGTGGCCCGGTTGCAGTGGGAGGCGGACAGCTGA
- a CDS encoding dihydrolipoamide acetyltransferase family protein has product MAQVLEFKLPDLGEGLTEAEIVRWLVEVGDVVAIDQPVVEVETAKAMVEVPCPYGGVVTARFGEEGSELPVGAPLLTVAVGATEAPSASPEPSADEEPSAGSGSGNVLVGYGTGAPAARRRRIRPAGVGAAAPVAAAAPAPVAAVDPAPVRPAPVAVAVGEVNGRQGPVAVVSPLVRRLARQHEIDLRQLTGSGPDGLILRADVDSAIRRAGEAGSATEPEARTTAESVVAAAPTVHAGTAAPAAAERIPLRGVRGAVADKLSRSRSEIPDATCWVDADATELMAARAAMNAASGPSGGPKVSVLALLARICTAALARYPELNSTVDTAAREIVRLPGVHLGFAAQTERGLVVPVVRDAHTRNAESIGAEIARLTELARTGKLSPAQLTGGTFTLNNYGVFGVDGSTPIINHPEAAMLGVGRIMPKPWVHNGELAVRQVVQLSLTFDHRVCDGGTAGGFLRYVADCVEQPAVLLRTL; this is encoded by the coding sequence ATGGCCCAGGTCCTCGAATTCAAGCTGCCGGACCTCGGCGAGGGGCTGACCGAGGCGGAGATCGTGCGCTGGCTGGTGGAGGTCGGCGATGTCGTCGCCATCGACCAGCCCGTCGTCGAGGTCGAGACGGCCAAGGCGATGGTGGAGGTCCCGTGCCCCTACGGGGGTGTGGTGACCGCGCGGTTCGGCGAGGAGGGTTCCGAACTCCCGGTCGGTGCACCGCTGCTGACGGTCGCGGTCGGTGCGACGGAGGCCCCCTCGGCATCCCCGGAGCCCTCGGCGGATGAGGAGCCTTCCGCCGGGTCCGGGTCCGGGAACGTGCTCGTGGGGTACGGGACCGGCGCCCCGGCCGCGCGGCGTCGGCGTATCCGGCCGGCGGGGGTCGGCGCGGCCGCACCCGTGGCCGCTGCCGCTCCCGCGCCTGTGGCCGCCGTGGATCCCGCGCCCGTCCGGCCCGCACCGGTCGCGGTGGCCGTGGGCGAAGTGAACGGGCGGCAGGGTCCTGTGGCCGTGGTCTCCCCTCTCGTACGCCGGTTGGCCCGGCAGCACGAGATCGATCTGCGGCAGCTGACGGGCTCGGGCCCCGACGGGCTGATCCTGCGGGCCGACGTCGATTCCGCGATCCGGCGGGCCGGGGAGGCCGGGAGCGCCACGGAGCCGGAGGCGCGTACGACCGCCGAATCCGTCGTGGCCGCGGCGCCCACGGTCCACGCGGGCACGGCCGCACCGGCGGCCGCCGAGCGCATTCCGCTGCGCGGGGTGCGCGGCGCGGTCGCCGACAAGCTGTCGCGCAGCCGGAGCGAGATCCCCGACGCCACCTGCTGGGTGGACGCGGACGCCACCGAGCTGATGGCCGCGAGGGCCGCGATGAACGCCGCGTCGGGTCCGTCCGGCGGGCCCAAGGTGTCGGTCCTGGCGCTGCTGGCGAGGATCTGCACGGCGGCGCTCGCCCGGTACCCGGAGCTCAACTCCACGGTGGACACGGCCGCGCGGGAGATCGTGCGCCTGCCCGGCGTGCACCTCGGGTTCGCGGCGCAGACCGAGCGGGGCCTCGTCGTCCCGGTCGTCCGCGACGCGCACACCCGCAACGCCGAGTCGATCGGGGCCGAGATCGCCCGGCTGACCGAGCTGGCGCGGACCGGGAAGCTCAGCCCGGCGCAGCTGACCGGCGGCACGTTCACGCTGAACAACTACGGGGTGTTCGGGGTCGACGGTTCGACGCCGATCATCAACCACCCCGAAGCCGCGATGCTCGGCGTCGGCCGGATCATGCCCAAGCCCTGGGTGCACAACGGTGAGCTGGCCGTACGTCAGGTCGTCCAGCTCTCGCTCACCTTCGACCACCGGGTGTGCGACGGCGGAACGGCCGGGGGATTCCTCCGGTACGTGGCCGACTGCGTGGAGCAGCCCGCGGTCCTGCTGCGCACTCTGTAG